In Gossypium arboreum isolate Shixiya-1 chromosome 5, ASM2569848v2, whole genome shotgun sequence, a single genomic region encodes these proteins:
- the LOC108452559 gene encoding heavy metal-associated isoprenylated plant protein 24-like, with the protein MGVEGTLEYISDLLSSMKKKKKKKQTQTVALKIRMDCEGCARKVKKVLSGVKGAKSVDVDLKQQKATVTGYVEPKKVLAAAQTTKKKVELWPYVPYTLVANPYVAQAYDKKAPPNHVRKVPDTANITETTVDDRYSNMFSDENPNACSIM; encoded by the exons ATGGGGGTGGAAGGCACCTTGGAGTACATCTCCGATTTGCTTAGCAGcatgaagaagaaaaagaagaagaagcaaacTCAAACTGTAGCTCTCAAAATCAGGATGGATTGTGAAGGTTGTGCCCGTAAGGTCAAGAAAGTTCTCTCCGGAGTTAAGG GGGCTAAGTCTGTGGACGTGGACTTGAAGCAGCAAAAGGCGACGGTGACGGGTTACGTAGAGCCAAAAAAAGTACTGGCGGCAGCCCAGACGACCAAGAAGAAGGTGGAGCTGTGGCCTTATGTGCCATACACGCTGGTGGCGAATCCTTACGTGGCTCAAGCTTATGATAAGAAGGCACCACCCAATCATGTCAGGAAGGTTCCCGACACTGCCAACATCACTGAGACCACCGTCGACGACCGCTACTCCAACATGTTCAGTGATGAAAACCCTAATGCCTGCTCCATCATGTAA